The proteins below come from a single Xyrauchen texanus isolate HMW12.3.18 chromosome 1, RBS_HiC_50CHRs, whole genome shotgun sequence genomic window:
- the LOC127650294 gene encoding uncharacterized protein LOC127650294 isoform X2, with the protein MEAKWKSLVNHIQDIHDHDTPAFSSCAHGPLDGDQRNKEWLDPGSLAAVKLENIITRTALLKDVRQLSPQHQTFSLEAYHSLILHFAPKHTGFSYVGMYSRLLLAALHYNHNANRETARKSDGTEKYCMRYPHFRKGAHVVRPIKEAASYGYATSLMKALQESYTHSPAALRETSPMI; encoded by the exons ATGGAGGCTAAATGGAAAAGTTTagtcaaccacatccaggacatcCATGACCATGACACCCCTGCTTTCTCCAGTTGTGCCCATGGCCCTCTAGATGGGGATCAGCGCAACAAAGAGTGGCTGGACCCAG GCTCATTGGCAGCAGTAAAGTTGGAGAACATAATCACGAGGACTGCCTTACTGAAAGATGTTCGACAGCTGTCTCCACAGCATCAGACATTCTCCCTTGAGGCTTACCACTCCCTCATCTTGCACTTCGCACCCAAGCACACAGGGTTTTCATACGTTGGGATGTATAGCAG gCTTCTCTTAGCGGCGCTGCATTACAATCACAATGCCAACCGCGAGACAGCACGGAAAAGTGATGGGACGGAGAAGTACTGCATGCGGTATCCGCACTTCAGAAAAGGTGCCCATGTGGTGCGTCCCATCAAAGAGGCAGCCTCATACG GTTATGCAACATCATTGATGAAGGCCCTTCAGGAAAGCTACACCCATTCACCTGCAGCTCTTCGAGAG acaAGTCCAATGATTTAG
- the LOC127650294 gene encoding uncharacterized protein LOC127650294 isoform X1, translating into MEAKWKSLVNHIQDIHDHDTPAFSSCAHGPLDGDQRNKEWLDPGSLAAVKLENIITRTALLKDVRQLSPQHQTFSLEAYHSLILHFAPKHTGFSYVGMYSRLLLAALHYNHNANRETARKSDGTEKYCMRYPHFRKGAHVVRPIKEAASYDKSNDLVVSIYFSCYLSSFLLSLSSHLVVVSCILHVLCVVALVLLCTKSLLFSSL; encoded by the exons ATGGAGGCTAAATGGAAAAGTTTagtcaaccacatccaggacatcCATGACCATGACACCCCTGCTTTCTCCAGTTGTGCCCATGGCCCTCTAGATGGGGATCAGCGCAACAAAGAGTGGCTGGACCCAG GCTCATTGGCAGCAGTAAAGTTGGAGAACATAATCACGAGGACTGCCTTACTGAAAGATGTTCGACAGCTGTCTCCACAGCATCAGACATTCTCCCTTGAGGCTTACCACTCCCTCATCTTGCACTTCGCACCCAAGCACACAGGGTTTTCATACGTTGGGATGTATAGCAG gCTTCTCTTAGCGGCGCTGCATTACAATCACAATGCCAACCGCGAGACAGCACGGAAAAGTGATGGGACGGAGAAGTACTGCATGCGGTATCCGCACTTCAGAAAAGGTGCCCATGTGGTGCGTCCCATCAAAGAGGCAGCCTCATACG acaAGTCCAATGATTTAGTTGtaagtatttattttagttgttatttatcttctttccttctgtccctgtcatctcatttggtggtggtttcctgtattctgcatgttttgtgtgttgttgctttGGTTTTACTTTGCACTAAATCATTACTTTTTTCGTCTTTGTAA